A window from Malania oleifera isolate guangnan ecotype guangnan chromosome 7, ASM2987363v1, whole genome shotgun sequence encodes these proteins:
- the LOC131159499 gene encoding alanine--glyoxylate aminotransferase 2 homolog 2, mitochondrial-like isoform X1, protein MQRFMVKGAKSGRDLRRWRRFFSQLAQKEPSFHENDASIPKMPPFNYSPPPYTGPSAADVLSKRKDYLSPSLFHFYEKPLNVVDGKMQYLFDENGRRYLDAFGGIATVCCGHCHPDVVAATVNQINRIQHSTVLYLNHAIADFAEALASKLPGDLKVVFFTNSGTEANELAIMMARLYTGSHDVVSLRNAYHGNAAGTMGATAQSIWKFNVVQSGVHHALNPDPYRGVFGSDAKKYANELQDLINFGTSGQVAGFICEAIQGVGGIIELAPGYLPAAYDIIKKAGGLFIADEVQAGFARTGSHFWGFENQGVVPDIVTMAKGIGNGIPIGAVVTTPQIAEVLTRRSYFNTFGGNPLCTATGLAVLRAIEKEKLQENAFVVGSYLKERLTSLKDKHEIIGDVRGRGLMLGVELVTDRQQKTPAKAETAHVMDQMKEMGVLIGKGGFYGNVFRITPPLCFKKEDAGRFCLYVDYNGSSHSQHYILGQIDALHLSFRFSPWYPLMRIYFLLWLQISSWM, encoded by the exons ATGCAGAGATTCATGGTGAAGGGGGCGAAATCGGGAAGAGATTTGCGCCGCTGGCGCCGTTTCTTCTCCCAACTAGCGCAGAAAGAGCCCTCTTTCCATGAAAATGACGCCTCCATTCCTAAAATGCCCCCCTTCAACTACTCTCCTCCTCCCTACACCGGCCCCTCCGCCGCCGATGTCCTCAGCAAACGCAAGGACTATCTCAGCCCCTCCTTGTTCCACTTCTACGAAAAACCT CTGAACGTGGTGGACGGTAAGATGCAGTACCTGTTCGACGAAAACGGGCGGCGATACTTGGACGCCTTCGGAGGAATCGCTACGGTGTGCTGCGGGCACTGCCATCCCGACGTGGTCGCGGCCACGGTGAACCAAATCAACCGCATCCAACACTCCACCGTCCTCTACCTCAACCATGCCATCGCCGATTTCGCCGAGGCTCTCGCGTCCAAGTTGCCCGGAGATCTCAAG GTGGTGTTTTTTACGAACTCCGGAACGGAGGCAAACGAGCTGGCGATAATGATGGCGAGACTGTACACGGGGAGCCACGACGTCGTTTCGCTCAGGAACGCGTACCATGGTAACGCAGCCGGGACGATGGGGGCCACCGCGCAGAGCATATGGAAATTTAATGTTGTTCAG AGTGGTGTCCATCATGCTTTGAATCCAGACCCATACAGAGGTGTCTTTGGCTCTGATGCAAAGAAGTATGCAAATGAACTCCAAGATCTCATTAACTTTGGAACCTCTGGCCAAGTTGCTGGTTTTATTTGTGAAGCCATACAG GGAGTTGGGGGAATAATAGAATTAGCACCAGGTTACTTGCCTGCTGCATATGACATTATAAAGAAAGCAGGTGGCCTTTTTATTGCAGATGAGGTTCAGGCTGGGTTCGCTCGCACTGGGAGCCATTTCTGGGGGTTTGAGAACCAGGGTGTTGTGCCAGACATTGTGACCATGGCAAAG GGCATTGGAAATGGTATTCCAATTGGTGCTGTCGTTACTACTCCTCAGATTGCAGAAGTTTTGACTCGCCGCAGTTACTTCAACACTTTTGGAGGAAATCCATTATGTACTGCCACAGGGCTGGCTGTTCTGAGAGCAATAGAGAAAGAGAAGCTTCAGGAGAATGCATTTGTTGTGGGGTCTTATTTGAAAGAGCGCCTCACTTCCCTTAAGGATAAGCATGAAA TTATTGGAGATGTGAGGGGAAGAGGATTGATGCTTGGAGTTGAACTTGTGACTGATCGCCAACAGAAAACTCCTGCGAAGGCTGAAACAGCTCATGTAATGGACCAGATGAAAG AAATGGGAGTCTTGATTGGCAAAGGTGGATTTTATGGGAATGTGTTTAGAATCACACCTCCTCTCTGCTTCAAAAAGGAAGATGCAGGTAGGTTTTGCTTGTATGTAGACTATAATGGATCATCTCATTCGCAACATTATATTTTGGGGCAGATTGATGCTCTTCACCTTTCCTTCCGATTCTCACCATGGTATCCCTTAATGCGTATCTATTTTCTTCTATGGTTGCAGATTTCCTCGTGGATGTGA
- the LOC131159499 gene encoding alanine--glyoxylate aminotransferase 2 homolog 2, mitochondrial-like isoform X2 — protein sequence MQRFMVKGAKSGRDLRRWRRFFSQLAQKEPSFHENDASIPKMPPFNYSPPPYTGPSAADVLSKRKDYLSPSLFHFYEKPLNVVDGKMQYLFDENGRRYLDAFGGIATVCCGHCHPDVVAATVNQINRIQHSTVLYLNHAIADFAEALASKLPGDLKVVFFTNSGTEANELAIMMARLYTGSHDVVSLRNAYHGNAAGTMGATAQSIWKFNVVQSGVHHALNPDPYRGVFGSDAKKYANELQDLINFGTSGQVAGFICEAIQGVGGIIELAPGYLPAAYDIIKKAGGLFIADEVQAGFARTGSHFWGFENQGVVPDIVTMAKGIGNGIPIGAVVTTPQIAEVLTRRSYFNTFGGNPLCTATGLAVLRAIEKEKLQENAFVVGSYLKERLTSLKDKHEIIGDVRGRGLMLGVELVTDRQQKTPAKAETAHVMDQMKEMGVLIGKGGFYGNVFRITPPLCFKKEDADFLVDVMDFTMSKM from the exons ATGCAGAGATTCATGGTGAAGGGGGCGAAATCGGGAAGAGATTTGCGCCGCTGGCGCCGTTTCTTCTCCCAACTAGCGCAGAAAGAGCCCTCTTTCCATGAAAATGACGCCTCCATTCCTAAAATGCCCCCCTTCAACTACTCTCCTCCTCCCTACACCGGCCCCTCCGCCGCCGATGTCCTCAGCAAACGCAAGGACTATCTCAGCCCCTCCTTGTTCCACTTCTACGAAAAACCT CTGAACGTGGTGGACGGTAAGATGCAGTACCTGTTCGACGAAAACGGGCGGCGATACTTGGACGCCTTCGGAGGAATCGCTACGGTGTGCTGCGGGCACTGCCATCCCGACGTGGTCGCGGCCACGGTGAACCAAATCAACCGCATCCAACACTCCACCGTCCTCTACCTCAACCATGCCATCGCCGATTTCGCCGAGGCTCTCGCGTCCAAGTTGCCCGGAGATCTCAAG GTGGTGTTTTTTACGAACTCCGGAACGGAGGCAAACGAGCTGGCGATAATGATGGCGAGACTGTACACGGGGAGCCACGACGTCGTTTCGCTCAGGAACGCGTACCATGGTAACGCAGCCGGGACGATGGGGGCCACCGCGCAGAGCATATGGAAATTTAATGTTGTTCAG AGTGGTGTCCATCATGCTTTGAATCCAGACCCATACAGAGGTGTCTTTGGCTCTGATGCAAAGAAGTATGCAAATGAACTCCAAGATCTCATTAACTTTGGAACCTCTGGCCAAGTTGCTGGTTTTATTTGTGAAGCCATACAG GGAGTTGGGGGAATAATAGAATTAGCACCAGGTTACTTGCCTGCTGCATATGACATTATAAAGAAAGCAGGTGGCCTTTTTATTGCAGATGAGGTTCAGGCTGGGTTCGCTCGCACTGGGAGCCATTTCTGGGGGTTTGAGAACCAGGGTGTTGTGCCAGACATTGTGACCATGGCAAAG GGCATTGGAAATGGTATTCCAATTGGTGCTGTCGTTACTACTCCTCAGATTGCAGAAGTTTTGACTCGCCGCAGTTACTTCAACACTTTTGGAGGAAATCCATTATGTACTGCCACAGGGCTGGCTGTTCTGAGAGCAATAGAGAAAGAGAAGCTTCAGGAGAATGCATTTGTTGTGGGGTCTTATTTGAAAGAGCGCCTCACTTCCCTTAAGGATAAGCATGAAA TTATTGGAGATGTGAGGGGAAGAGGATTGATGCTTGGAGTTGAACTTGTGACTGATCGCCAACAGAAAACTCCTGCGAAGGCTGAAACAGCTCATGTAATGGACCAGATGAAAG AAATGGGAGTCTTGATTGGCAAAGGTGGATTTTATGGGAATGTGTTTAGAATCACACCTCCTCTCTGCTTCAAAAAGGAAGATGCAG ATTTCCTCGTGGATGTGATGGATTTCACAATGTCGAAGATGTAA